CCACTTCCACATGCAGCTGCTGCCACATCTACAGTGCTGTGGAATAATGTGTCACAGAGAAACATGTGACACTTTTGGACTAACTTATCTCAACATGTTTGGAGAAACGACTGCTTTGACACGTTTAAATCTGGGATTGCAtccataaaatgtattaataatgaGTGGTTGCAATAAGGAAGATTTAGTATTGAGCCACAACATCTCATctctgtgtgtactgtatgtgagagTGTATACAATATGAAAGTACACTTGTACCTTTAAACAATTATATACCTTGTAATAGGTCAGGATTTTCCATTTCATATATTTCCGTATATGAAAGCATGTTCTACTTTCATTCTATATGTTCATACTGTGCATGTATGTTATTTCATAATTAAACGTCTGATACACACTTACTACTACTTAATACTGCATATTTGAAAGATAATATCCCCCTTTTTTAAACACCTTGATGTTTCATATTTATAACATTCACAGTAAAAGTCCTCCGATGCCTCCTTTACACTGAAATGTGCAGAATTTACAAAGCAGCCACTGCGACATGTTGATTATCTGCACCTGTCGAAATGGCCGCTGCATCAAGGGCCCACTGTCAGCAGAGGagtttgtctcttttcttttttttcttcctgccaGTGACTTGTGTTCAGGGTCACAAACCTGACGTTAACAACCCACAGAAGTGCAACACAAGCACCTCTAAAGTAAACTTGCACTACAACACCTCTGAGACGGCAGCAGCTGAACAATGTCAGGTGCAGACTCTGTGACAAGGCTGCCAAAAAACGAAATGACCGCGTTCAAGTGTCATGTTCATATTTCTGCTGATATGGAGCTACAGTGCAGGATTAAATCAAAAGTCTGCTGCAAAGACAGCGAATGCCACTTGTGTTATTTGACCTGTGGttgatggacacacacaggtctgtgcagctattctttcATTTACTTCCGTTTATTAGGAAAACGTTAttcctaactttaaccataaccagttaatgtctaaccctaatcttcaccattcaaatcttagtcctaaacttaaccagtacCTCATCAATGACGCCCAGggtttagtctccatgaggacgactggtcctgatgCAGAGGAGGTAAAATccaagttacacacacacacacacagacacagatggacAGTAAACCTGGCAGGAAAACATGGATCCGTGCCATAATCTGTCGACGCCACATTTGTCTGCACTCTGTGACATTGCAGACCTCGCCGCTCTGAGAGTTTCACACCCCGCCTTCACTGTCTGCTCGGGATCGTGCTCCCACGTTCCCACACCGGCAAGTGTTGTGTAGCTGCTTTTATGTCGAGTCTGACGGCAGCTTCATTTTTCTACATGGTTTCGTCTGACCGCTTCATCATTCACTGGAAACTCAGAGTTCTGATTTAAACAATGCATTAGAAGTGAAAACTGTGTATTTACAAAAAAcctaaaactattttaaaagcTTAACTGCAGCAAAGACGAAAGGATCACCGGGATTAACACTCGGAACAGTGGAACAGACACGAAATTCCAAAGTGCAGAGGTGAAAACATCTGGAGTGTGAACTACAGTCTTTTCAGgtaactatttttttttccctaattCTGTTCAGCTTTTCAGGACAAATGTAATTGGAAGAcagcaaataatttaagaaacACGGTTATTTAAAACGTATTCATGTAATAATTTAAGTTTAATGCAAGTAATGTCCATTTTTCTCCGTGCCTTAGTTCCATAgagtgagaaaaaaacccattaacACCTGTTTGATGAGATAAACATGCCATTTATATGCTGGTTTTTTGAGCCTACTTTTACAAATTTGACTCCTTCAGCCATTAAATGTTGTTTGACCTAATGTATTTTCTTCTGCCTGCTGGGATTTTACACTTATCTTGTaattaaaagtcaaaatatatctaataaagtacattattatcataaacaacaaaatgatcTGACGCTGTGTTTATGAACACATTCTCTTGCGACACttattaaataatgtttatgtttatgattATGATTTATTAGGCAGCAGAGGAAAATGTATTGCTCACAGGCATTTCAGTATTTGATGTGGGTGGTTTTAATACAGGATTAGTCACAGTGTTGAatatcaaaaaggaaaaaaaaaaacctgaccttAAAGATAAAAGGATATAATtataagatttgttttttttattagtattaacATAAAtacttaaaggtgcagtatgcGGGATTTAGCGACAAGTGTTTAGTTGGTCCATTAACAACATGGTGGTGTCCATCGAGAAGACCTGACACTGATGACGATATATAACTTCTTCTGCTGTAACGAGAATAGAAAGAAATGGGTAGAGAATTGTGAAGATGTTGAGGAACAATATTAAAAGTGTTCCAAATACCAGACGTACTGCGGTTAAGCTGCATTTCCACAAGCATAGTaactggtaccaggtacttgtTTTAGTAGATGCTATGCGTGATGTCGatagactgccggccactgattggtcagagtgccgtcacaggaagagaactgtagatcagttaaaaagacttaacaatcctaaaaacatgtgttaatctccaacaactacctgAGAactgtctaaaatctcaatatttaacagaggagtctggtgtgtttagcgacagcaccgctgatcgcgaTTGCGTCACAAACcttgctgctgtatttcagtccagtgactagAAAACTAGAGTTTTCCCACATCTACAGATAGATTTCAGAAATAATCTTTCTGagtttttgtgtggatgaaggcATATTTTATCAGATTCCAAAGCTACATGTGTACATAACGTCAATCAACTGCTCAGATTgttggacaaaaacattttctcaacaTATTCCATTCTAATAAAGTGTTCTGAAGTGAGCGGTGTATTTCACTTGGCTGATGACTCCTGGACGTTGCTAATTTCCCCAGTGTCATCACTTATTAAATTCTCTGTCCCCGATCTAATGATGTATGTTATTGGCTTCTAATGAACACATCTGGCTCTCACACGTTATCTGGATTTGAAAACTCAAGTGACATGAGCAGCTTCTTGGTTATGTCACCACAAAACTCAGCCACAATGAGTAGAACCTGGTTTGTGATAAAGGCCATCAATTAAAATACACATGGTTTAAAACGCAAgctaatttaaaataaatatgaccaGAAAATGACAGGTGGTTGATTAAAAgtaattgattttcttttacctccatatttatttatttatttatctttttttctaaCACATTTGATCCAACTATTCATCATTTTCTGGGCATATTTATTGGCTCCTAAATGAACTTGCATAATTTATTCATGaattagttttaattatttgcaCTTTTGGTCTTCCATATTCTCACGACCACCAAAAATATATCCATTAGAATATCCAGTCATTAACTACAGTTTTGGCTGAGTCATTCATGCTGTTCACGTCAGCGaatgaaaaaagacaacataCTATTGTAATTAATTGGTGTACTCTTAAGTTTATAGTTTTAGTGAAACTTTTGCATCTGAACTCTGATTCTTGATTTTAAATGAGTGAATATGCAAGATATTACAAATTTGACGATGAGTGtggaataaaacacacaacatttcaATAAGACCGCAACAATTTAGAGATTGGGCTTTGAACAAACCAGTATTGAAAACGTTCTGGTGtttttccactgtacagtttGAGCACAAAACTGTTGTGATATTGTTTCCTATgcgacgcacacaaacacacaaacaagtgacgaGCACAACAGttattagaatcagttaatcaaaaagatttgttcacagtaCTTGACACAGTCATTTAAACGAAATACGGGTTgcgattcggctcacgatcacTGGTTTTCAGCAGtcctgtctctaaatacaccagacttctctgttaaattatgacattttagatttattttactacatatgtgacgcgctggtgaaatATCAGGATCATGAATCACCTTCTtcaaaacacagtaaaaactgCTTCCTCAGGATTAAGGCAAGCCCAGAGCTAGCTCATTTTCTGTCTCTTATCTCCTCCCTCGCGTTCCTGCAGTGGAGATGCAGCGCTCGGTGTGGTTAATGCTGGTGACCCTGTGGGTGTCACAGACTGTGGAGAGCTGCCCCGACGTGTGTTCATGCTCCAGGACGTCTGATTCACAGAAGTCAGCGGTCAGCTGTCAAAAGAAGGGTCTCGACAGTTTCCCCTCCAATCTGCCTCCAGATGCTTGGATCCTCAAACTTGGTGGGTGCTTttgtgatgatttatttataattgttGTGATGTTCTTGATGACAATTTAtgacacacaagtgtgtgtgggAATCCATAAGAAATGTCCACGCCTGTGTGAACAGGTGAGAATGATATCACAGACCTGCAGGCTGATGCTCTGAACTTGGTTCCAAACGTCGAGAGTATCCTCCTGGAACACAACGCCATCAAAACAATCCACCCCCAGGCCTTCTCTGGTGCAGTGCACCTGAGGCTTCTCAATCTGGAGAGGAACCACATCACCAAACTTCCACCTAGAGGATTCAAGGTAAATGATTTGCATAATCACACTCCCCGTACAACGACACTGCAATGATCCTTTCTCTTCCCTTGTTTGTTAGGATCTCCTGAACCTTCGCTTCCTTATGCTCGGACAAAACCAGATTGGCCTCCTCAAAGCGGACATGTTTGCTGGCATGAAGAACCTGTCAGATCTTGACCTTCCGCTCAATTCGTTGACCTCGCTCCCACCTAATGCATTCAAGCATCTCACTTCCCTCAAAGTTCTGGACCTTTCTCTGAACGTCATTCAAAGAATGTCCCCAAAGGCCTTCACTGGCCTCCAGCAGCTCATGTTTCTCAACCTGGACAATAACAGGTCATAACATGTGTCCTCATTAATGTGGATGTGTTTCAGTAatgtcttacttttttttttcccaacctGATTTGCCGTTTCTCAAATCCAGTCTGAAGACCATTCCTGCTGGAGCATTCAAGCCCCTGCGATCTCTAGAGATGCTGGTTCTAGATAACAACCTTCTGTCCTCACTGAAGCCGTCAGCTTTGGATGGTCTGGACAACTTGCAGGTATCACAGAATGTTAGAGTTTACACATAAATGGATGATAGAATAAGGCTAATTTGAAGCTTCATTTCCAAAAAGCTGTCCGCTGCAGTTTGCTGATCTACCACTAGAATTCAGCTACCTTCATATTTGACCAAGTTCTCATTGTGGCccagttcagacctggtattatcATCCGTCTTATATCGCATGTGAACAGAGTTGAGTACCACTGTTCTCACCGTGGATTAAAGGTGAGACGGTGGTCTATAATCCGTCCTGAAGACAGATTGTGTTCTTGCAGCTCAAGAATTTGGTCACATGTGTCCTCAATCCACCTCTGAATTAAGTTTGTGAGATCTGATTTGAGTACACATTCAGGACGGTTGGGAGTGTTCAGTCCCGTTCTTCAAATCTAACACAATCTGCACatgatcagatcactcaggatggatattaataccaggtctgaacagtgTCTGAGAGTGCACAAAACCTTCTCTGTGTACCTACTGTGTGTCCTctaaaaagatgaatgaatgtgctGAATATTTAACCAGGAACTCTACCTGCGGAAGAACAATCTGGAGCAGCTGCTCCCTGATGTGTTCAGCAACATGCCCAAGCTTTCTCAGCTGGCTCTCAGTGGAAACCGCCTGAAGACTGTGAATGGAAACATGTTCATCCATATGCCGAGTAAGACTAATGCCAGCAGGTGGCCTTTTCACTGTCCCATTTTCACAGGCGCAAAGGAGTGAGTGTAATGACTCATTCCCTGATACATCGTTTCAGTAAACCTCTTTCTTGTCTTGCTTCTCTCAGACCTGAGGAAGCTGCATCTCCATGACAACCCGTGGCGGTGTGACTGTAACCTCAGCTCCTTGGTGCAGTGGCTGAAGCAGACGAAGGCCGCCCTGTCTCCTCGGACAGCCATGAGATGTCTTAGTCCTCCGGAGCTCCAAAACAAAATCCTCAGCAGTCTCGGCGATGACAAACTGCTCTGTCATGTCTAAGACCAGAACATGTCAAAGACCATGACCTGGGCTCTGACCGCAGATCCAGataaacttttatttacttactttactttgtaacctattttctttttagagagagagagagaatttatTTGTTGTGGGATTTCTCAGAGctgaaaaaaagtcaatatgtatttattttaagaataaCACATTGACATGTTCAGCTATAGAAACTTTGGTTTGAGTTATAGATGTAGCTTCATCTCATACTGTAGCATGAAACTCTTCAATAGTAAAAGTATGAAAACGCTTGAGACCGGCAAACCACTGGTGATATATGCAAATGCTGTCCTTGACTAATTCAGTATTGAGATTAAAGGCTATAATATTGATTGCCAGTAGGTGTTGAATTTGTGGATTGGTAAAACGGATCTGAGACACTTTGGTTGGTGCATTGCTTGCATGTCAAAGTTTACTTTTTCCCTCTCAAAGGCTTAATTTGTTAACTTTGGCTAAAGGCCATCACTCCTAGACACAGTTGGGAAAGAGAGGAGTGAACAGACGAGTTCCCTGGGCAAATTTTCCACACTGTGAAATCCCTCTGCACTGTTTTACTGGTCTTAGTAGCCATGATAACTCCCCTCCCAGCTCCCAACATAAGCTTTGTTACTTCTAGACCAGATGGACTGTCTGTATTCTGGCCTGGAGCCACTTATTTGGCAGTTGATATTCAAAGAACTGACTGAAGAAACAACATAACTGACTCAGTGGAAAGGCTGTGAGTGAGCTCCACAACACGTTTTCCACTCTTCTCAGTATGGAATGCAGCTGTTGCCCTGCGTCTTCCTCTAAACCTCAGTCGGATGCACTGGCTTTAGGTTCAGTGACTGAACATCCACAGGAGGGAAGTGGAGTGAACACGATGGGAGGAACAGCGAGGAGAtggagacggagagaaaaggaagaggagtATGCTGTGATGGGATGATGGGAGGGCTGGCAGAGAATGATATCCTGCACCAAAACCTTGTGTTACTGACAAGGTGACTCCCACCGGCCTCCACACACAATGGTTTTGACGTGAAAGCCACAGTGTCTTCCATTCCTACAGAGGGAGATAATCGCCATAATTTCCACCTGCAATAAACCTGCTATTATATGAAAGTGCCTCTAAGAACAATATAATAGCCATGCATTGTTCTGATACGTGGCTTTTCCTCACCTCTGCTGGTGTTTCCAGCTTATTATACAGTAACGTCAAATAGATTTCATTCCCTCTTCTTCCCAGTGCTTCTTTATTCACGCGTTTCTTTTAATTGGCCGCTGCTAAACCTATAATCTTGAAAGAGGGCTGCCTTTCGTCATCATGCATTCACATTTCAACACAAAATAGAAACACGGCATGCTCATCAGAGTTCCTGATGAATTGATTTTAGATCGCAGTGTGAAATTACCCCACGGAAACGTGTGTGCCAGCGATTTGATTCTGCTCTGCAGACACGTCTGGCAAGGACGCGCTACGGCCATCTTCAGAATTTACAAAAGAAGGAACAAATCTAAACGGGTTTTTCCCCTCTAGGCGTGCCAGAGGTGGGCTTAACCAACGCGTCGTATACAGGCGCGCTTTGTTCAAAGAGATGCGTAAACTATAAGGAAATGCTTTCACCTGGAAACCCACTGGAGGCACATTACAGGGTAAAATAAAGGTCAGAGTTCGAGGTTAAGGTTGGAGACTGAAGGCCATACAGGGAAAGGACTGAGGTTACGGTTAGGATAGCCACTGTTGGCTCACACCGCGATCGATTTGTCGTAATTGTGCCACTCGGTGCATCTCTTCCAAACGCGGTAGGATACCTTGAGGGACCAGGATAGAGAACGACAGTGAAGAAACATCTTGCAGCTCTTGTATACATCCACCATGGCGGCCGCCAAACAGCAGCTGAGGTCCATTTTAAGTGACTTGCTCCACGGGACTCTCCCAGGCAGAAGTCGGCATTAAAACTACAACCAAGCAAGTTTCTCATTGGGAGTTTTTTCTCCGTTGCACTGCATGTGTCATCCGGATCGTTGGTCTGATTAGTTGTAGGTCTATCTGATTAcgtacagaggcattttcatcTACATCTGTTGGTTGTGCCTcatggaagtgggaggtgacacCCTCTCTAAACTCaaatgagattgagatgcagtctggcATTAGTCACGCTCGCTACTGCAAGtttaaaaacag
The sequence above is drawn from the Solea senegalensis isolate Sse05_10M linkage group LG17, IFAPA_SoseM_1, whole genome shotgun sequence genome and encodes:
- the si:dkey-1j5.4 gene encoding leucine-rich repeat-containing protein 15; protein product: MQRSVWLMLVTLWVSQTVESCPDVCSCSRTSDSQKSAVSCQKKGLDSFPSNLPPDAWILKLGENDITDLQADALNLVPNVESILLEHNAIKTIHPQAFSGAVHLRLLNLERNHITKLPPRGFKDLLNLRFLMLGQNQIGLLKADMFAGMKNLSDLDLPLNSLTSLPPNAFKHLTSLKVLDLSLNVIQRMSPKAFTGLQQLMFLNLDNNSLKTIPAGAFKPLRSLEMLVLDNNLLSSLKPSALDGLDNLQELYLRKNNLEQLLPDVFSNMPKLSQLALSGNRLKTVNGNMFIHMPNLRKLHLHDNPWRCDCNLSSLVQWLKQTKAALSPRTAMRCLSPPELQNKILSSLGDDKLLCHV